One region of Streptomyces sp. NBC_00442 genomic DNA includes:
- a CDS encoding TetR/AcrR family transcriptional regulator: MGVVTPPKTPPKTPKQDRSRATRQRLLEAAVACLAEHGWAGSTVSVVAERAGVSRGAAQHHFPTREDLFTAAVEYVAEQRSHALRALDRSDRGEVVAALVGLYTGPLFRAALHLWVAAANEPQLHARVTELEARVGRESHRIAVELLAADESVPGVRETVQGFLDMARGLGLANVLTDDAARRERVVAQWAVLLDEALR; this comes from the coding sequence ATGGGTGTTGTGACCCCACCGAAGACCCCACCGAAGACCCCCAAGCAGGATCGCAGCCGGGCCACCCGGCAGCGCCTCCTGGAGGCGGCCGTGGCGTGCCTGGCCGAGCACGGCTGGGCGGGGTCCACGGTGTCGGTGGTCGCCGAGCGCGCCGGGGTCTCGCGGGGCGCGGCCCAGCACCACTTCCCCACCCGCGAGGACCTCTTCACGGCGGCGGTCGAGTACGTCGCCGAGCAGCGCTCCCACGCACTGCGCGCCCTGGACCGCAGCGACCGCGGCGAGGTCGTGGCGGCCCTCGTCGGGCTCTACACGGGCCCGCTGTTCCGGGCCGCGCTCCACCTGTGGGTCGCCGCGGCCAACGAGCCCCAGCTGCACGCGCGGGTGACGGAGCTGGAGGCGAGGGTGGGCCGCGAGTCGCACCGCATCGCGGTGGAACTGCTCGCCGCCGACGAGTCCGTACCGGGGGTGCGGGAGACGGTGCAGGGCTTCCTCGACATGGCGCGTGGCCTGGGCCTGGCCAATGTGCTCACCGACGACGCGGCGCGCCGGGAGCGGGTCGTGGCGCAGTGGGCGGTGCTCCTGGACGAGGCACTGCGGTAG
- a CDS encoding TetR/AcrR family transcriptional regulator codes for MSPNQPTPRIRKSPEQVRAAVHQAVVDLLSDPGGGDLTIPAIAQRAGVNHTSLYRRWGSQEALLADVVVTRLERDWPLPDTGTLRGDLTAWAAAGVASIRKPEGRLLIRAVALSMPGSAEAQGERGRHFRRRTDAIEAIRERAAARGEDPPPLDRILDQLIAPLYLRAIFGVEPPAAGYPELLVERLLGSPGGTTGATDTTGATDTTGTP; via the coding sequence GTGAGCCCGAACCAGCCGACACCCCGCATCCGTAAGAGCCCCGAACAAGTCCGCGCCGCCGTCCACCAGGCCGTCGTCGACCTGCTGTCCGACCCGGGCGGCGGCGACCTCACCATCCCCGCGATCGCCCAGCGCGCCGGCGTCAACCACACGAGCCTCTACCGCCGTTGGGGCAGCCAGGAGGCGCTCCTCGCCGACGTCGTCGTCACCCGCCTCGAACGGGACTGGCCGCTGCCCGACACCGGCACCCTGCGCGGCGACCTCACCGCGTGGGCCGCCGCCGGGGTCGCCAGCATCCGCAAGCCCGAGGGCCGGCTCCTCATCCGCGCCGTCGCCCTGTCCATGCCGGGCAGCGCCGAGGCGCAGGGCGAGCGCGGCCGGCACTTCCGGCGCCGCACCGACGCCATCGAGGCCATCCGGGAGCGGGCCGCGGCCCGCGGCGAGGACCCGCCGCCGCTCGACCGGATCCTCGACCAGCTCATCGCGCCGCTCTACCTGCGCGCGATCTTCGGCGTCGAACCGCCGGCCGCCGGCTACCCGGAGCTCCTCGTCGAACGCCTCCTCGGCAGCCCCGGCGGCACAACCGGTGCAACCGATACAACCGGTGCCACCGACACAACCGGGACCCCCTGA
- a CDS encoding alpha/beta hydrolase family protein — MQQLLFPGNIQFWYETLRSMSHIAYGGADFGEVVSTAERITEGDYDSWYTEWLATADRVDAEARKALDAGHRISARDGFLRASNYYRSAEFFLHGNPCDARHDHAYDRSVACFRAAAQLFTPRIEPVAIPYEGTTLPGYLYRAGAPGEPRPTLIMHSGFDGTAEELHFSGALAAVERGYTVLTFDGPGMPGPRHHQGLVFRPDWENVITPVIDFAEGLPEVDNSRIALFGSSMGGLLAPRAAAFEHRLAAVIAVDGVFDLGEVSVRHIPGGREEAERLLRADSAPELDVALEELMERDPISRWAMNHGMYVMGVDTPRAFNAAYLDYTLRDGTAELIQCPTLVCDAAEDEFFRGQPEELYARLTCPKELMVFTAEEGAGAHCHPGAMRLVLARVHDWLDGVLARPAA; from the coding sequence ATGCAGCAGCTTCTGTTCCCCGGCAACATCCAGTTCTGGTACGAGACCCTGCGGTCGATGAGCCACATCGCGTACGGCGGCGCCGACTTCGGCGAGGTCGTCTCCACCGCCGAGCGCATCACCGAGGGCGACTACGACAGCTGGTACACCGAGTGGCTCGCCACCGCCGACCGGGTGGACGCCGAGGCCCGGAAGGCGCTCGACGCCGGTCACCGGATCAGCGCGCGGGACGGCTTCCTGCGGGCGTCCAACTACTACCGGTCGGCGGAGTTCTTCCTCCACGGCAACCCGTGCGACGCCCGCCACGACCACGCCTACGACCGCAGCGTGGCCTGCTTCCGCGCGGCGGCGCAGCTCTTCACCCCGCGCATCGAGCCGGTCGCCATCCCGTACGAGGGCACCACGCTGCCGGGCTACCTCTACCGGGCCGGCGCCCCCGGCGAGCCGCGCCCGACCCTGATCATGCACAGCGGGTTCGACGGCACCGCCGAGGAGCTCCACTTCAGCGGCGCGCTCGCGGCCGTCGAGCGCGGCTACACCGTGCTCACCTTCGACGGGCCCGGGATGCCGGGGCCGCGCCACCACCAGGGCCTGGTCTTCCGGCCGGACTGGGAGAACGTCATCACCCCCGTGATCGACTTCGCCGAGGGGCTGCCCGAGGTCGACAACAGCCGTATAGCGCTGTTCGGTTCGAGCATGGGCGGCCTGCTCGCGCCGCGGGCCGCCGCCTTCGAGCACCGCCTGGCCGCGGTGATCGCCGTCGACGGCGTCTTCGACCTGGGCGAGGTGTCCGTACGGCACATCCCCGGCGGCCGGGAGGAGGCCGAGCGGCTGCTGCGCGCGGACAGCGCCCCCGAACTCGACGTCGCGCTGGAGGAGTTGATGGAGCGGGACCCCATCTCGCGCTGGGCGATGAACCACGGCATGTACGTGATGGGCGTGGACACCCCGCGCGCCTTCAACGCCGCCTACCTCGACTACACCCTGCGGGACGGCACGGCCGAGCTGATCCAGTGCCCGACCCTGGTGTGCGACGCCGCGGAGGACGAGTTCTTCCGGGGCCAGCCCGAGGAGCTGTACGCCCGTCTGACCTGCCCCAAGGAGCTGATGGTCTTCACCGCCGAGGAAGGGGCCGGCGCCCACTGCCACCCCGGCGCCATGCGGCTCGTTCTGGCCCGCGTCCACGACTGGCTGGACGGCGTCCTCGCGCGGCCCGCCGCCTGA
- a CDS encoding rodlin — translation MQKLWSAAAVAAAVSGVAMMAAPQAMAIGNDGGTTSLSGNGAEQAFGNSKTDGDMSPQMTLVQGSLNKVCAGVPVKANLASLVGLVPVTVLQDVPILSAPQNQQCTENSTQAKGDEPLSHILDQIPVLSGNGVSNG, via the coding sequence ATGCAGAAGTTGTGGTCGGCCGCAGCCGTCGCCGCAGCCGTTTCCGGTGTCGCGATGATGGCCGCGCCGCAGGCGATGGCGATCGGCAACGACGGCGGTACGACGTCGCTCAGCGGCAACGGTGCCGAGCAGGCCTTCGGCAACTCGAAGACCGACGGCGACATGAGCCCCCAGATGACCCTGGTCCAGGGCTCGCTGAACAAGGTCTGCGCCGGCGTTCCGGTCAAGGCCAACCTGGCGTCCCTCGTCGGTCTCGTCCCGGTCACCGTCCTCCAGGACGTGCCGATCCTCTCCGCGCCGCAGAACCAGCAGTGCACCGAGAACTCCACCCAGGCCAAGGGCGACGAGCCGCTGTCGCACATCCTGGACCAGATCCCGGTCCTCTCGGGCAACGGCGTCAGCAACGGCTGA
- a CDS encoding rodlin, whose amino-acid sequence MIKKAMAAAAVGVSVVGASAAMAPQAMAIGNDHGTTSVSGNNAMQAYGNSSTYGNMSPQIGLIQGSFNKPCIALPAKANLASLVGLVPVTVLQDVPILSAPQTQQCTENSTQAKGDEPLSHILDQIPVLSGNGAANH is encoded by the coding sequence GTGATCAAGAAGGCTATGGCGGCAGCAGCCGTCGGCGTGTCCGTCGTCGGCGCGTCCGCGGCGATGGCGCCGCAGGCGATGGCGATCGGCAACGACCACGGCACCACCTCGGTCAGCGGCAACAACGCGATGCAGGCGTACGGGAACTCCTCCACGTACGGCAACATGAGCCCGCAGATCGGCCTGATCCAGGGTTCGTTCAACAAGCCCTGCATCGCCCTGCCGGCCAAGGCGAACCTGGCGTCCCTCGTGGGTCTCGTGCCGGTCACCGTGCTGCAGGACGTGCCGATCCTCTCCGCGCCGCAGACCCAGCAGTGCACCGAGAACTCCACCCAGGCCAAGGGCGACGAGCCGCTGTCGCACATCCTGGACCAGATCCCGGTCCTCTCCGGCAACGGTGCCGCCAACCACTGA
- a CDS encoding rodlin: MLKKVMAASAATVSLVGASAMLAPQAMAIGDNHGTTSLSGNGAKSAFGNSKTDGDMSPQLSLVQGTLNKPCLGVPVKANLASLVGLVPVTVLQDVPILSAPQNQQCTENSTQAKGDEPLSHILDQIPVLSGNGAGNN, encoded by the coding sequence ATGCTCAAGAAGGTTATGGCCGCGTCCGCTGCCACCGTTTCGCTCGTCGGCGCGTCCGCCATGCTGGCCCCCCAGGCCATGGCCATCGGTGACAACCACGGCACGACCTCGCTCAGCGGCAACGGTGCGAAGAGCGCCTTCGGCAACTCGAAGACCGACGGTGACATGAGCCCCCAGCTGTCGCTGGTCCAGGGCACGCTGAACAAGCCCTGCCTCGGCGTTCCGGTCAAGGCCAACCTGGCGTCCCTCGTCGGTCTCGTCCCGGTCACCGTCCTCCAGGACGTGCCGATCCTCTCCGCGCCGCAGAACCAGCAGTGCACCGAGAACTCCACCCAGGCCAAGGGCGACGAGCCGCTGTCGCACATCCTGGACCAGATCCCGGTCCTCTCGGGCAACGGCGCCGGCAACAACTAA
- a CDS encoding chaplin, whose amino-acid sequence MKAATVLTGLVLAAGGAAPAFADAGAEGAAVGSPGVLSGNLLQVPVHIPVNICGNTVNVIGLLNPAFGNTCINK is encoded by the coding sequence ATGAAGGCTGCGACGGTTCTGACCGGTCTCGTCCTCGCCGCGGGCGGTGCCGCTCCGGCGTTCGCCGACGCGGGTGCCGAGGGTGCCGCTGTCGGCAGCCCCGGTGTCCTGTCGGGCAACCTGCTCCAGGTTCCGGTTCACATCCCGGTCAACATCTGCGGCAACACCGTCAACGTCATCGGTCTCCTGAACCCGGCGTTCGGCAACACCTGCATCAACAAGTGA
- a CDS encoding chaplin family protein: MSANYAQAAGTDAENAGSPGLLSGNTISAPVDVPIQACGNSVNPVGGLNPSFGNNCATGSSSAEEAADDAADRAGAEGDGDAGAGDGAGRDGAPSPDEYGASYEREYAAAYGLDHYEAASRASSVTSGSPGVLAGNSVAAPADVPVQACGNTVSAVGLLNPAMGSHCTTGPTTPPHPSRPHHTQHPHHTQHYAHEAPPVHHVPPVHEAPPAHHAPPAHHAPPVHQAPPVHHAPPMHEAPPVHHAPPVHQAPPVHEAPPVHHAPPVHHAPPAHEVPPAHHVPPHHCPPGHEVHHAPPAHHAPPVHEVPPVHHAPPVHQAPPAHHAPPVHEAPPVHHAPPAHQAPPVHHAPPVHHAPPVHHAPPAHEVPPAHHVPPHHCPPGHEAHHAPPERHVPPVHHAPPVHHAPPVHHAPPVHHAPPVHHAPPVHHAPHGRHAAPVLAYPGARVVAPVAAAHLADTGADPALLAAAAAGAAGLVLGGGVLYRRGRAMAKV; this comes from the coding sequence ATGAGCGCGAATTACGCTCAGGCCGCCGGCACCGATGCCGAGAACGCGGGCTCGCCGGGCCTGTTGTCGGGGAACACGATCTCTGCGCCGGTGGACGTGCCGATCCAGGCGTGCGGAAACTCCGTGAACCCGGTCGGAGGTCTCAACCCGTCCTTCGGAAACAACTGCGCTACGGGCTCCTCGTCCGCGGAGGAAGCGGCCGACGACGCGGCCGACCGCGCGGGCGCGGAGGGCGACGGGGACGCCGGCGCGGGCGATGGCGCGGGCCGCGACGGGGCGCCGTCGCCGGACGAGTACGGCGCTTCGTACGAGCGGGAGTACGCCGCCGCGTACGGCCTCGATCACTACGAGGCGGCCAGTCGGGCCAGCAGCGTCACCAGTGGGTCCCCGGGTGTTCTGGCGGGCAACTCCGTGGCGGCGCCGGCCGATGTGCCGGTGCAGGCGTGCGGGAACACGGTGAGCGCGGTGGGTCTGCTCAACCCGGCGATGGGCAGCCACTGCACGACGGGCCCGACGACGCCCCCGCACCCCTCGCGCCCCCACCACACCCAGCACCCCCACCACACCCAGCACTACGCGCACGAGGCTCCGCCGGTTCACCACGTGCCGCCGGTGCACGAGGCTCCGCCCGCTCACCACGCTCCGCCCGCTCACCACGCCCCGCCGGTTCACCAGGCTCCGCCGGTGCACCACGCGCCGCCGATGCATGAGGCTCCTCCGGTGCACCACGCGCCGCCCGTTCACCAGGCCCCTCCGGTGCACGAGGCTCCGCCCGTCCACCACGCCCCGCCGGTGCACCACGCACCTCCCGCGCACGAGGTCCCGCCCGCTCACCACGTGCCTCCGCACCACTGCCCGCCCGGCCACGAGGTGCACCACGCCCCGCCCGCGCACCACGCGCCTCCGGTGCACGAGGTCCCGCCCGTCCACCACGCGCCGCCGGTGCACCAGGCTCCGCCCGCGCACCACGCGCCTCCCGTGCACGAGGCCCCGCCCGTCCACCACGCCCCGCCCGCCCATCAGGCACCCCCGGTGCACCACGCACCCCCGGTGCACCACGCACCCCCGGTGCACCACGCACCTCCCGCGCACGAGGTCCCGCCCGCTCACCACGTGCCTCCGCACCACTGCCCGCCCGGCCACGAGGCGCACCACGCCCCGCCGGAGCGGCACGTACCTCCGGTGCACCACGCCCCGCCCGTCCACCACGCCCCGCCCGTGCACCACGCACCCCCCGTGCACCACGCCCCGCCCGTGCACCACGCACCCCCCGTGCACCACGCCCCGCACGGGCGGCATGCCGCGCCCGTGCTTGCGTACCCGGGTGCTCGAGTCGTCGCGCCCGTGGCCGCCGCGCACCTGGCCGACACCGGGGCCGACCCGGCGCTCCTGGCTGCTGCGGCCGCCGGGGCTGCCGGGCTCGTGCTCGGTGGGGGTGTTCTCTACCGGCGCGGCAGGGCGATGGCCAAGGTCTGA
- a CDS encoding glycoside hydrolase family 26 protein — translation MRLRRHRAATFTTSALVAGALFSLALAPGAEVTPPGSGADPPPAGHPAVANFGAFLDSGLLGVKRIPALEKWLGGADIRVGHTYLAGNTWSDIEGRAGFLDDWASWRTARADRTLVLNVPMQALNEAEIPDGRVRQLLAKGAAGEFDEHFTRLAERLVDLKIPDTVIVLGWEMNGTTYTHRCGPDPAAWKTYWKRVVTAMRAVPGQKFRFDFTPSRGRDAVPWTECYPGDDVVDIVGMDSYDQPRGQDFDKQVKEPYGLQQHVDFAAAHHKPVSYPEWGLFRNGDNPEYMRRMLAWMDAHKPVYNTITDYCPHGVWGCADNPRSSEVYRTLLYGRTEPTPKPSAPVSPLPSAPVSPQPSAPVSPLPSAPVSPLPSAPVGPLPSVPANPAPQPAAPAAVTPAPKPPEKCAPVELGPWVEYWIGGKLCLRFDWYSRRS, via the coding sequence ATGCGTCTACGACGTCATCGAGCGGCCACCTTCACGACGAGCGCACTGGTGGCGGGTGCTCTCTTCAGCCTCGCTCTGGCCCCCGGTGCCGAGGTCACGCCGCCGGGGAGCGGCGCCGATCCGCCGCCCGCCGGGCACCCCGCCGTCGCGAACTTCGGTGCCTTCCTGGACTCCGGGCTCCTCGGCGTCAAACGGATCCCGGCCCTGGAGAAGTGGCTCGGCGGCGCGGACATCCGGGTCGGGCACACCTATCTGGCCGGGAACACCTGGTCCGACATCGAGGGCAGGGCCGGGTTCCTCGACGACTGGGCCTCCTGGCGCACGGCGCGCGCCGACCGCACCCTCGTCCTGAACGTGCCGATGCAGGCGCTCAACGAGGCCGAGATCCCCGACGGTCGGGTGCGCCAGCTGCTCGCCAAGGGCGCCGCGGGGGAGTTCGACGAGCACTTCACACGGCTCGCCGAGCGGCTGGTCGACCTCAAGATCCCGGACACGGTGATCGTGCTCGGCTGGGAGATGAACGGCACCACGTACACCCATCGCTGCGGCCCGGACCCGGCGGCGTGGAAGACGTACTGGAAGCGGGTCGTGACCGCCATGCGGGCGGTCCCGGGGCAGAAGTTCCGCTTCGACTTCACGCCGAGCCGCGGCCGGGACGCGGTGCCGTGGACCGAGTGCTATCCCGGTGACGACGTGGTCGACATCGTCGGCATGGACTCCTACGACCAGCCGCGCGGCCAGGACTTCGACAAGCAGGTCAAGGAGCCGTACGGGCTCCAGCAGCACGTGGACTTCGCGGCCGCGCACCACAAGCCCGTCTCCTACCCGGAGTGGGGGCTCTTCCGCAACGGCGACAACCCCGAGTACATGCGCCGCATGCTGGCGTGGATGGACGCGCACAAGCCCGTCTACAACACCATCACCGACTACTGCCCGCACGGGGTGTGGGGATGCGCGGACAACCCCCGCTCCTCCGAGGTCTACCGCACGCTCCTGTACGGCCGCACCGAACCGACCCCCAAGCCGTCGGCCCCGGTGAGCCCCCTGCCGTCGGCGCCCGTGAGCCCGCAGCCGTCGGCCCCGGTGAGCCCCCTGCCGTCGGCGCCCGTCAGCCCCCTGCCGTCGGCCCCGGTGGGCCCGCTCCCCTCGGTCCCGGCGAATCCCGCCCCGCAGCCGGCGGCGCCCGCCGCCGTCACCCCGGCGCCGAAGCCGCCGGAGAAGTGCGCGCCGGTCGAGCTCGGCCCGTGGGTGGAGTACTGGATCGGGGGCAAGCTCTGCCTCCGCTTCGACTGGTACTCACGCCGGTCCTGA
- a CDS encoding GNAT family N-acetyltransferase yields MSRLRVEVCAEELPFADLAPNWRRLHGRCSTATPFQSHAWLHSWWLSYGTRGRLRIHLVYRGEELIGAAPLMRVLRPLPALVPLGGPISDFTDVLLDDACAEEAAAALTGSLMRSARGALIDLGEVRPGAGAERVYANWPGKRHRLTDSGCLELPAAGMDTLLGRLPANRAQRARAKLRKIDALGIEQRDVPPDEVPRAMRTLLELHGLQWQGRGVTREHTRPRFEEHLARAVGEMTRHGDAVVTEFRLDGEVVAADLTLLSPALAGGYLYGAHPGLRGRKVDVATMLLRACAQRIDGSGRAALSMLRGNEPYKQHWRPEVRVNQRFLLARRRTLPLLWAGALHARLRRGAGAALRELRRRRDDRSRPAAQPSGPA; encoded by the coding sequence GTGTCCCGGCTCCGCGTGGAGGTGTGCGCCGAGGAGCTCCCCTTCGCCGATCTCGCACCGAACTGGCGTCGCCTGCACGGCCGTTGCTCGACGGCGACCCCGTTCCAGAGTCACGCGTGGCTGCATTCGTGGTGGCTCTCGTACGGGACGCGCGGCCGACTGCGGATCCATCTGGTGTACCGGGGGGAGGAGTTGATCGGCGCGGCGCCGCTGATGCGGGTGCTGCGCCCGCTGCCGGCCCTGGTACCGCTGGGCGGCCCCATCTCCGACTTCACGGACGTCCTCCTGGACGACGCCTGCGCCGAGGAGGCCGCGGCCGCCCTCACCGGCTCCCTGATGCGCTCGGCGCGCGGCGCCCTGATCGACCTGGGCGAGGTCAGGCCGGGCGCCGGAGCCGAACGGGTCTACGCCAACTGGCCCGGAAAGCGGCATCGGTTGACCGACTCGGGCTGTCTGGAACTGCCCGCCGCCGGGATGGACACCCTCCTCGGGCGCCTGCCGGCCAACCGTGCCCAGCGGGCCCGCGCCAAACTCCGGAAGATCGACGCACTGGGCATCGAGCAGCGTGACGTACCGCCCGACGAAGTGCCCCGGGCCATGCGCACGCTGCTCGAACTGCACGGCCTCCAGTGGCAGGGCCGCGGCGTGACCCGCGAGCACACGCGCCCGCGCTTCGAGGAGCATCTCGCGCGCGCGGTGGGCGAGATGACCCGGCACGGCGACGCGGTGGTCACCGAGTTCCGTCTCGACGGGGAGGTCGTGGCGGCCGATCTGACCCTGCTCTCGCCCGCCCTCGCCGGCGGCTACCTGTACGGGGCCCACCCCGGCCTGCGCGGGCGCAAGGTGGATGTGGCCACGATGCTGCTGCGGGCCTGCGCCCAGCGGATCGACGGCAGCGGCCGCGCCGCCCTGAGCATGCTGCGCGGCAACGAACCGTACAAACAGCACTGGCGTCCCGAGGTCCGGGTCAACCAGCGCTTCCTGCTGGCCCGGCGGCGGACCCTGCCGCTGTTGTGGGCCGGCGCCCTGCACGCCCGGCTGCGCCGCGGCGCGGGCGCCGCGCTGCGCGAACTGCGCCGGCGGCGGGACGACCGCAGCCGCCCCGCCGCGCAGCCGTCAGGACCGGCGTGA
- a CDS encoding lipopolysaccharide biosynthesis protein translates to MSQVSGPRPQRHGVRGPLRARSLPRWWPLPVCALLGAAAGGVYGAVKTPEYSATSYVVVTPAEKADPSVALGFAQAYGRVATEVAVIGDAQVWAGVSAATLRSSVQTATSPDAPMIAITAGSSRAADAAGMANAVARALTVNGEHNQKDTGVRVVQFSRAAKPLAPSSPSASLTALVGGCAGGLLGGLALLARPRRRPDAEPDAGQGSRSGSEPGFAAAVPGPAGAASVPQEVG, encoded by the coding sequence ATGAGCCAAGTGTCCGGCCCGCGCCCCCAGCGTCACGGCGTTCGCGGTCCGCTGCGTGCCCGGTCGCTGCCGCGCTGGTGGCCGCTGCCCGTGTGCGCGCTGCTCGGCGCGGCGGCGGGCGGCGTGTACGGCGCGGTGAAGACGCCCGAGTACAGCGCGACCAGCTATGTCGTGGTCACCCCCGCCGAGAAGGCCGATCCGTCGGTCGCACTCGGCTTCGCGCAGGCCTACGGCCGGGTCGCGACCGAGGTCGCCGTCATCGGGGACGCCCAGGTGTGGGCGGGGGTCAGCGCGGCCACACTGCGCTCCAGCGTGCAGACGGCGACGTCCCCCGACGCCCCGATGATCGCCATCACCGCCGGCTCGTCGCGGGCCGCGGACGCCGCGGGCATGGCCAACGCGGTGGCCCGCGCCCTCACCGTCAACGGCGAGCACAACCAGAAGGACACCGGGGTCCGCGTCGTGCAGTTCTCGCGCGCCGCCAAGCCGCTGGCCCCCTCCTCCCCCTCGGCCTCGCTCACCGCCCTCGTGGGCGGCTGCGCGGGCGGGCTGCTCGGCGGGCTCGCGCTCCTGGCCCGGCCGCGCCGCCGCCCCGACGCCGAACCCGACGCCGGGCAAGGATCCCGGTCCGGCTCCGAGCCAGGGTTCGCGGCGGCGGTACCGGGACCGGCCGGCGCGGCCTCCGTGCCGCAGGAGGTCGGATAG
- a CDS encoding glycosyltransferase, with translation MKVLHVITGLGVGGAEQQLRLLLRHLPYDADVVTLTNPGAVARGIVRDGGRVRDLAMAGNRDLAALPRLTKLVAAGHYDVVHTHLYRACLYGRLAARLAGVRTVVATEHSLGEARMEGRPLGPGVRGLYLASERLGTATVAVSPTIARRLARWGVPQRRIHVVPNGIDAARFAFSADARDTVRRQLGLPADAFVIGAVGRLAAGKRFHVLLDALAELPHARLVFAGAGEQEQPLRARAERLGVTGRVIFAGECPQDDGAAAGSDPEGGVPAGADPEGAGRPSLPALLSAVDCLASPSGEEAFGLAVVEGLAAGLPVAYVTCPAIDDLPPGSVPGALRTGRTAAAFTGTLRALMRTGRTRLPVPDAVRRYGVTATSAQLVRVYEAAAARVPLPRPAYDAAPAPTGGPDAGSTPGGAHLTTNTSEKEESR, from the coding sequence GTGAAGGTCCTGCACGTCATCACCGGCCTCGGCGTCGGCGGCGCCGAACAGCAACTTCGGCTCCTGCTACGGCACTTGCCGTACGACGCCGACGTGGTGACCCTCACCAACCCCGGCGCCGTGGCCCGCGGCATCGTCCGCGACGGCGGCCGGGTGCGCGATCTCGCCATGGCGGGCAACCGCGACCTCGCCGCGCTGCCCCGCCTCACCAAGCTCGTCGCGGCCGGCCACTACGACGTCGTCCACACCCACCTGTACCGGGCCTGCCTGTACGGACGCCTCGCGGCCAGGCTCGCCGGGGTGCGCACCGTCGTCGCCACCGAACACTCCCTCGGCGAGGCCCGCATGGAGGGGCGGCCGCTCGGCCCCGGCGTGCGCGGCCTCTACCTGGCGAGCGAACGGCTCGGCACGGCGACCGTCGCGGTCTCCCCCACCATCGCCCGGCGCCTCGCCCGCTGGGGCGTGCCGCAGCGCCGCATCCACGTGGTGCCGAACGGCATCGACGCGGCGCGGTTCGCGTTCAGCGCCGACGCGCGCGACACCGTACGCCGTCAACTCGGCCTCCCCGCCGACGCGTTCGTGATCGGCGCCGTCGGCAGGCTCGCGGCGGGCAAGCGGTTCCACGTCCTGCTCGACGCGCTCGCCGAACTGCCCCACGCACGGCTGGTGTTCGCGGGCGCCGGCGAACAGGAACAGCCGCTGCGGGCCCGCGCCGAACGGCTCGGCGTGACCGGCCGGGTGATCTTCGCCGGCGAATGCCCCCAGGACGACGGGGCCGCCGCGGGTTCGGACCCCGAAGGCGGGGTCCCGGCGGGTGCGGACCCCGAAGGCGCGGGGCGGCCCTCCTTGCCCGCCCTGCTCTCCGCCGTGGACTGCCTGGCCTCACCCTCGGGCGAGGAGGCCTTCGGCCTCGCCGTGGTGGAAGGGCTCGCGGCGGGGCTCCCCGTGGCGTACGTGACCTGCCCGGCCATCGACGACCTGCCGCCCGGCTCCGTACCCGGCGCCCTGCGCACCGGCCGCACCGCCGCCGCCTTCACCGGCACCCTGCGCGCCCTCATGCGGACCGGCCGCACCCGGCTTCCCGTGCCCGACGCGGTGCGCCGCTACGGCGTGACCGCGACCTCCGCCCAGCTGGTCCGGGTGTACGAGGCGGCGGCCGCCCGCGTGCCGCTGCCCCGCCCGGCGTACGACGCGGCGCCCGCACCCACCGGCGGGCCCGACGCCGGGTCCACGCCCGGCGGCGCGCACCTCACGACGAACACCTCGGAGAAAGAAGAGTCCAGATGA
- a CDS encoding polysaccharide deacetylase family protein has translation MYHSVCHTTDDPYRITVSPPRFERQLRWLRRHGLKGVGMAELLRARAAGTSRGLVGLTFDDGYADFTGEALALLRRYECTATVFVLPGLLGATNEWDPLGPRRPLLDERGIQQAATWGMEVASHGLRHLDLTAVDEDALHREVRTSRELLKELTGHDVTGFCYPYGAVDVRAVDAVRAAGYQYACAIDPGPLTGRYALPRVHVGERDTAWRLQLKRSLHRWRREDPADLPEGS, from the coding sequence ATGTACCACTCGGTGTGCCACACCACGGACGATCCCTACCGCATCACCGTCTCGCCGCCCCGCTTCGAGCGCCAGCTGCGCTGGCTGCGCCGGCACGGCCTCAAGGGGGTGGGCATGGCCGAACTGCTGCGGGCCCGCGCGGCCGGCACCTCCCGCGGCCTGGTCGGCCTCACCTTCGACGACGGGTACGCCGACTTCACGGGCGAGGCCCTCGCGCTGCTGCGCCGCTACGAGTGCACGGCCACGGTGTTCGTACTGCCGGGGCTGCTCGGCGCCACCAACGAGTGGGACCCGCTCGGCCCGCGCCGCCCGCTGCTCGACGAGCGGGGCATCCAGCAGGCCGCCACCTGGGGCATGGAGGTCGCCTCGCACGGCCTGCGCCACCTCGACCTGACCGCCGTCGACGAGGACGCCCTGCACCGCGAGGTACGCACCAGCAGGGAGCTGCTCAAGGAGCTCACCGGCCACGACGTGACGGGCTTCTGCTATCCGTACGGCGCCGTCGACGTGCGTGCCGTCGACGCGGTCCGCGCGGCCGGCTACCAGTACGCCTGCGCCATCGACCCCGGCCCGCTCACCGGCCGCTACGCCCTGCCGCGCGTCCACGTCGGCGAACGCGACACCGCCTGGCGGCTCCAGCTCAAGCGCAGCCTGCACCGCTGGCGCCGCGAAGACCCCGCCGACCTGCCGGAGGGCTCGTGA